In Glycine max cultivar Williams 82 chromosome 10, Glycine_max_v4.0, whole genome shotgun sequence, the DNA window AAACACGAATTGATGTAGCAATGAAGTGTTATAAAACTAAAAGGCCTTTTGCGAGTGATCATGAGGAGTGCTTCACAAGATTTCTCACGATGTTCTTCAGCATATCTGTATTCAATATTCAGAAAAGCTAACTGATAGAGTACTTGATCATGGACCTGATGTAAGCAGCAAGATTGAACATAGGCCTATACTTGTAAGCAGAAAAGACCTAGCAGAGTGTGGCTATACTTATAGGGGCAAGGGGAGTGGTAGAGTGATAAGAACCCTGGGAGAATGCACCATAAAAACTAGTTGTTATAATTGCAAAGCTCAAGGCCTTATAAACCCACATCAGAACCTTGTACTTCCAGTCTGAAACTCAAGTAGCCAAGCCCCACACCTTGCAATTGGATCCTAACATCCCATCACACTCCACAACAACCTGAATGTCTAATACCAATTGATAAGAATCTTAGAAGAACCACACCACAAATGTCAGCTGTTGTAATTTAAGAGATCAAGGCCTTGGAAACTCCACACTGCAATCCTATACTTCCAATGTGGGAATCAAGTCTGAATAGTGTGAGTAGAAGGTTGGATATTTTGATTGCTTTTAGACAGAGAAATTTCTTCCCTGAGGAGCTAGACTCTGGTGTCCTTCGTGCTTAGGCTCtttcattcaaataaaaatcttaCACCAATTCTTACGCATGGTGTTTCATCACCAACCTTTTCCTAATAGGTATTGaactacttttttaaaaaaatattcttgtaCCAAATTTAGGATATAACACCATAAAACAATGTAGACAAATGCGaccttatttcattttaaaagacaATTAAAATGAAACGTGACCATACAATTCCTAGACCTGAACATGAATTCACATGAATAGAACAATGTGGTAGACTTACCATTCACTGCACTGTTATGTCGGAAAAGATTGGTGGTAATTGTTCCTGGATGAAGAGAATTTGCAGAAATATCCACCCCATCTTCCTGATCAAGATGCAATACATAATATTATACACATAAAAAACAGCAAATGTGGCAAAAACAAAGCACTGACTTACTcaccaaacaaagaaaaagaaagccactgaaaagaagaatgaaaaacaatgtaACATGATGATTATATGATTGTGTTTTCCATAAGggattcaaagttcaaactttGTCACAAACCAAAATTGAGTGGCTAAAACTTCCAATGAAATTGTGACTAACAAATATCGAACATCAACAATCACCTACTTTTTTCTAAAAAGTCAGCAATCATATTCTCCAAAGATATGGTCAGATTTAATTAATAGATAATTAGAATAATGAGCAATTTCTTATACATAACCAGCAAGATAAAGGGATTAGAAAGAGTGTagtgtgaagaagaaaaatactgttaaaaattaagtaattcTAAATGAAATCCTAGATAACCTGATAGCTTCTGATACAATAGTTTAATTTCTTAGAGTACAATGAACATAGTGAAtcagaaaaaaacaaatttggCTGAAGTCTGAATCTGCTAGTCTATTGCAACCTACCAAGTGAGAAAGCAAAAGATAACTCAAAAATACAATAGAATTGTTCACATTTGAGCCAAGGCAGAAATATGAACTAGTTACACCTAACAAAGGTCATGCCACAATCTGATCATGTTCAATTAGAAATACAAGTTTCTTAACCAACTGACAAAAGCCAGAGATAATGACCGAACACATAAAACTAAGGATCAGTCAGTTATTAATCAGCCAAAAGTTAACATAAATCAGGGATAATAATGGTAACTTATTATGTCCTTCAATGGCCAGCTAAAATGTTGCCCTATGGTGCAAAAAAAAGTACTATTAATTAACTATTTAACCAGATAATATGTAAATTACACCACTGTAGAGGAGAAGCCAGCACACCTTGAGACGTCTTGTAAGTTCATTTGCATGTAAAATGTTGGCGAGCTTTGACTGCCCATATGCACGCCAGTTGTTGTAACTGAAATCAAGGAAGCAAACGTAATTAAATATGCATAACACTACTCCAGTTAATAAATACTACAGGAACAGGAATTGTGTTTTCATGCttaatttttcaagaaaactaAATTGAGTCAATCATTTTAGCTGTAAACAAGCAAACGTAATCAATTATACACCACTTTTTTCAACAAGTGCTACAAGAATCATGCTCCGTTCTTAATTCTACTAAACGCAACTAAGATGTACATAGGTATGTATAGGTCTACAATTATATCCATGAGCACTAAATCCTATCAACAGGTTTTTTCTATCAGATCTTCCGTATTCTCCAATACTCACAGAAAATCtgagcaacaaaaaaaattcatagcATAATCATAAACTTAAcattgaataataatttttataataaagcaAATATTAGAGCTGATTGCCCGCgataataaaattgaagtctCCAGCACAAGCCTTCCTTCCAGTTCatcttacattaaaaaatagaaagataaaaaaaactgcCAGCATATCTTGCCATAAATTGAATTTAGGTTACATATTACCTTGATTCatcattaattttgttaaaacggATTCCTTCAGAATATGCAAATCGGTGAGCCTCTGAGGAAACATTAACAattcttccttctttctttgATTCACGTGAAGTTTTTTCAATAGTGTCCAGCAAAAGATTTGTCAAGAGAAAATGACctgcaaaattatattaaataaaaacatcagGATTAAGATTACTACCGCATCTTCTCAGTCTGTGCATTTAAAGAAACAATAAGACCCAATTATATAGGTTGAGACAATCGTGAGCGCAGTAATACACATACACACATTGAACATACCTATGTGATTTGTGGCAAACTGTAGTTCAATTTTGTCTTTAGAGAGACTGAAAGGGCATGCCATAATTCCTGCATTGTTTCTTATAATAACAACCAAGCCAGAAAACAATATTACTCATGTGTTTCCTTGAATAATCAGGATTAAGAGAGCTCAATTGGAACATAGGCACGCATAATGAGAGAGAACTGGTAACTAACAACTTTACTAAAAACaaagtgataaaataaatagtgaaaATAAAGTTGATAATGTGATTCATGTCATCTCCTTTTCTTACATCAAGATGTTCAATGGAAGACCAGACGACTTAAACGCTGATGCAAATTTCTTGACAGACTCCATCGAACCGAGATCTAACTCCATGGCATCAACTTTAGCGGAGGGAATCTCCTTAAGTATTTTTTCTTTGACATCTTTAGCAGCAAGCATATTTCTCACACCCATAATCACATGGACACCGCGCAAAGCAAGAACACGTGAAGTCTCAGTTCCAATACCACTGGATGCCCCTGTTACCATAATGTCCACAAACCACATTTAAACAATGGAACACTTCACGAATTATTTATCACACCAGTTGCAAGAATTCAACGAAGCATGCATGTGCAAAGATACACAAGTTATGTCCCACAAAAGACTCCAGTTTTTGTTGCTGCATTAACTGAGTTCTAGGGATGCAATTTTCTTGGGCTAAATTATATAGAGTCAACTACAAAAAGGCTTTAGTTCAATGTCGGTTTTGGATCTTCACTGACAAAGCTTGTAAATCACTCCACAAGCCAATATCTGATGCAAACCTACAGGCCACAGGGTATTACTTCCCAATAGTTCTATACAATCTTTAAAAGAACTTTCTGTGACCACACTTTCAGCCGCAACGTCAAGGTTTTTGGGGTTTTTGTGACCACAATCATGGCTGAACCAGCCGCAATTTCCCATAATATAAAGGATTGCTAGTTTGCTACGAAATCTCAACTATGTCGTtctgcaatttaaaaccttggttcTATGCAAAATATAGCAAACAAAACGTGTATTTAACAATAAGGCACGCTCAAAAACTCATTaagaagatgaaaaaatatataggtgggaaaaaaaaactaccGTATAGCTTGGCTGCCTATAAGGCTATAAGTATAACAAAAGCCAATTTTTATGGTACACATAACAGGAGCCAATTGAactataaatgattttttttttcaatttgttaatgattttttctttcaatttgttCGGTCAATCATTGAACTTGATAGAAGAAAATTTGCaacaaaacatacaaataaAAGATGGTTTTTTTAGCCAATTATTAGGACAAAACAGCATCAGGAAGATCAGAtgaaaaagttgtaaaaaaatgttttttttataagggaAAGATACCCATCTGAGAATATTATTAACCTGTGACAATGGCAGTGAGACCAGTTCCATCAATTCCTTCAGTGACTTGCTCTGCAGTGGATGATGATGAAAACCCAGAAGACCCTTTTCTGCTGAATGGCCACATCTTCTGCACTCACTCACTCTCACACACACGCAACTTGCAAAATCTatcacacaaaaagaaaaaaaagcattcaGCGTTGCACCAACGAGCTCCTGAAATTGAAATACAAGTGACCGACCAACGTGGATATAACCTATAAATATTGCATGTATTACATTTATTGCTTATCCAATCAAAAACAACTGACGAAGAgaaagtttgttaatttttaaaaattatatatacgaAAAATCATACATTATTAAGGACGTTTTCAAGTTAActgatagtataaaaaaattatatgtttattaaattttatgaaacaaAGGATCTGATTTAATTTGTTGAATAGCCtgtataagttattttaaacctcttaatatttaagtttcattgttatagaaaaaattatataagtttttataattgtttcaactaatctgttttttttataacctaaaatattttcaatttattgttttaaatatatttaaagttaaaagtggaataaaaattatactaagtttttatatttttttctcaaaaataatgACATATGAATGCTTTTTTTTAGGAGTTGTAAAGATTTTTATATCGAAGGATTTAACTGTtaatagataattaaattttttaaatatgtttttttatcaacattttgattcttgatcatgtgtaaaaaaaatactttgtgTAGGAGAGATAAAATTCCTTtagtagttattataaatttaataaaattatcatatataaaaaagtgtAATTAGTTGACAGAcactatattttaattaaattatttttttgaaaaaacaaaataaacttttacttttatttattcttttggaaaaaatacatactattatttgattttaaaatttaataataataataataaatctaaaatatatgcaaaaatctcaacaaaatacataataatatactcttttattattttttgggtgaaCCTATGTAATTAATTCACGAAGTAAAAGCTATGTAATTAATACAATTTCAAATGTCAAGAATTACAGGTACGTAGTTAATTGGATTTCCCCAAAATGTCAAGAATTGGGACcgtaattaattgaattttaaatgcgAAGAATTACAACTAcgtaattaattcaattatgtTCGAGTAAGTAAGACTAgcaaaaatcaatttcaaatattaagaatCACACCAATAACCTATGTagcttgtaaaaaaaaacaaaaaaacaaaacaatagccTATATAAAGCAAGTTGCAACTAAATCGGTGATATTGTTACTTTCTAAACTGTTTTATCTGTCATGAATTCGACACAAAACCCATGATCCATTGGGATTTTCTTCATCCACTTAGCACAATTTTTCCTATACCCAttattttgagtgaaaaactaattttatcccTCATTCATTGAGGCGTGAAATACGGATTGGGAATTCGTCCGTCTGGATCATTTATTCACGCTTATTAGTTTTCTCCTCTCAAATTCTCTCATCTTCTTCAATGCATGTTTGATCTTCATCAATCTgtgattcatcttcatcaatcCATGTGTGCTCCTTGTTAGTATCTATCATCATCCCGCTATTGTTGTCATGAGTTTCGTTATCACtctctatgttttttttttgtgtattgaACATATACGAATTGTCAATTCGTATGAATCAAGTCACCTTCATTCCTTATATCTAATTTGACTTATCAATGTTGTTTCCCTTCACCCAACTTATAAGAGGATGATCCCATCTTGAATGCTTCATTGCATTTGATATGTATGCAGGCTTCCATGCCTCATAAACACCACATGATTGTGTTAAGTGCCTACCATTTCATAGCAATAAGACATCTGAATAATCCCCTTAACATAACATGGTCATGAACTAGTGCatcatttaataaaactaaGATACAATTTCATAGCCATTGTGTTGCTCTCTAATCAAAATGAGAGTTACGCTTTGAtaatttgcataaaaaaatatttacattaaagAATTATGCATATTATCGAAGTgaatttgattgaaaaataacaaaacaaattaagttCCTTTTGAATCTTGATCCAGATGGCTAATAGGGTTGTTAATTCATTGGTAAGTGTATcaatttgtcacaagtagtcAAGTTAAAAGAGAAGTCTGAGTGTCGAATTCACATGAACTTTGTTATACTTAAATTGGTGCAAACCCAATTTATAAGCAAGAGATgaggaatttaaaatagaagataaagagagtaaaagataagataaagatttaaagtaAAACATgataaagatagaagataaaaatgataataatgtgTTTGAATGCTTAAAGGTAAATCCAGAATTTAATATATGTTGGGGTCTAGCATGCCTAACTATCATTGATGTAATGTTAAGgtgtttctctatttaatgttattccaATCTCCACCCATATCTACTAAGATATTCAACTCTGATCTCTCACGATGAAgaacctaatttatctattctttTTCCCAAATCTATTTGCGGAGATAAAACAGTAAATTTCATGAAGTTTGGAGATATGCATAGGCAAAACAAGATCACTCTATCCTTAACAATGAGttgtttagatatttttttttttagtcttttagaaATTACCATTTTCTAATGTATAATCCCTAAACAAATGCATGGATAATCAGACTATGCAATACAATGAAGAGCATAAAAGAGacaatagaaacaaaaattttatttaatagataGTAAAAGAAGTTACATTACAAAGGGTGTTGGCAGTTAGGCTCCCAACAGAGGcgttttagcctctcattgtcatgaaagTTACACTTTAGGGGCTACtgtggatagaagaagaatgaataaagaagaaaaaggggaTAATGGATATAGAAAGAGGGTTTCTCCTGCTATAGATACTCAGACTTAGAATGTATTCATTAGAGAGTTCTGAGtctcactttattttatttttttttgctttctattccttttataggcctaagATAGTTAGCTCAAAACTCACGCAATCTTTAGCTAAGTGGACCTCCTGAGCTTAACGAGTATGACAGTGATCATGCGCTTAGCACGAGATTCGCGTTAAGCGCGTCTTTGAACTTTCTCGTGGATCTTCTTCACGCTAAGCGTGAGCTAACCGCTAAGTGAGGAGACGCGATGTGCCTGTCTTGTGCGTTAAGTGAGCTGTTCCAATCATCAACTTTTTTCTTCAAGACTTTTTTTCCAAGTTTTTGCATTAATTTTCCTCTAAAAcacttgaaattttcttctttatttcattaaaaacaacaataaagtgAAAGAATTCTAATCATTTTTTGCCAAAATTAACTttcaattaaactcaaattttgcAGTAATCAAGGACAAACTTATTTGGATCCGAACATATTTTGGATTTTAGGTACGATTAGCTCTATGGATAAGATTTGTTTCAGAACTACTGCATGTgggataaaaaaagataaagaactatGTATATAAAACAAAAGTTGAGTTGCCTGTAAATAGTTTTGAAGACCACAGCCCATGATGGATTTCTGCAAGGGATGTTGCCGCACAAAATATGGCCTTGGTGTGTAGAGGGCTAGTTTTTTCTTTCAGattttaactttaaatagaGGAAGAGGGTCACTTGTAAGGGATTCACAACCATCAATACAAACTATAGTCATTTATTCATCTTTCTTTGACCCTCTTCACTTTATTTTTCAGTCGTTTATAACACATTTCCTTTACTACCTTTAACCTAGGAGTAATTGTAACTCTAATCATTAGAAAATtcatttgggggggggggggggggggggggaattggAAACCCACAAATTATCTAAAAAGAAATACTTGAGTTAGCCGTTAGCTGTAATCAAACGGCCAAgtcatcaaatttttatagccaACTATAATAACACCTAATGGGACTTTAATCGTTCAAGCTCAAATTTACTTCAACATCGTAGACCACAAATTGGAGTATGCAGTTACAATCAAGAAGTGTCAACAAAATGGAATCAATACCAGCAAACAAGAAATTATGCAGTATACCTACCTCTCTTCCGGAATATGTCAATCCTTCCAAACTGAAAACTATTAATGTTCACGAGATCAATCTTAAAATAACTTGTatcataattaacatttttttattcataattttaatctctACTCTCTCCTCCTTTCCCCCTGTTTGTCCCTCTTTCTAAGTGTGACCTCTTATGTAAAAGAAGAACATTATAATAACAGCAACAGCAAAATATGCCACACAAGAGAGGGTATATATCTACACAAGCAAATACAGTTACTATGAAAATATCATACAATAACCAACAGTAAATTATGGTTCAAGACATTACACACCAAAAGAAAACTACATGATACTCTATCAAAACATTTAACAACCTTCCTTGTCCTTGATCAGTCTTTGTGACCAGCGTAATACAACCTAAAAACTTTTGGAAGATAAACAGGCAACAGAAATCCAAACAAATTGAAACACCAGAAGGCCATGTTAGCCACAGCAAGTACCCTCCCAACAAAGATCCTCCTATCAGACCCACTGTGCACTTCATTAACCTTGTTGATCTCACTCCTAAGCCAATCCACAATGgtgaaaatcctccttgagttgTAAAAGACAGGCACAAAAGCTCTCATTGGAGTTGAGAACCTGCCAGAGAATGCCACACCTTCCATGAAGACTTGGCTGGACAAGAGAAAAACATGGGGTGCAGCTGCTTTGATCCCTTCTTTGTCACCCTCAAATATTCCCTCTAAAATATAAGCTATTGGGGCATAAAGTCCAATGATGGCCCCTACAAACACATAGAGGGCAAGGACCTTGTTTTTTGGGTTGAAAACTAAAGGTTCCTCCTTTGATGGGAGAAGAGATGGGAAAGCCATCTTTGATAAGAAGTACATGTAGATTATGGAGAAGAGCACAAAGGCGAAGTCTTCAGGGGCAACCATGCCACTGGCGGATAAGACAACAACCACAGCTAAGCAGTTGAGATGGCGGAAAGAGAGGAAAGTTGGTTTGTGTGGTGTGGTGGTGATGGTTTTGTGGAGATTCTTGAGTGAATGTTGTTCTTGCGGTTCTTTGTGGCCAACTTCTTGTTCTTGTGGTAGGCTAATGTCACTGCCCGTTGGACCAACACCACCTGACATTTTTGTGCAGCTACTAAGACAAAAATGTGTGAATGGAAGGAAGAACTACTTTGTTGGGACAATTTGGTTTTTGTTTAACTATCTGAGCAAAACGGGAATCTAGAACTCACAAGAGAAGATGATTAAAGTGAAAAtgttgtaaaatttgaaattgataagGTGAATCAAAAGATGATGGGAGGAATTTGGTAGATGGGTGTTGAGAGGAAACTATGGGAGTGAAGGGAAGCAGAAGCAGGAAggaagataagattggatgatgCGGTGGAAATGGTGGACAGATGGCAGGTTTATGTGAGTTTTAAGGTAAGGTTGATGGTGCGTGCCATAGTTATGTTTGTAGTTATGACGCGTGTCCTTAATAAACTGTGTGTGGGTGTTAATTGTAAGTTTTGTTGGTGGCTGGTTCCAAGGCCCTGAGATTCGGTGGAAGTGATCGAGTCTCGACAATTTGATGCCTGCAATCCCTGAATTGGTTAACCAACATTTTTTACGTTTGCTGTGAGAAAGGATTTAGGATTGTGCAGCCCCacagtacatttttttttcctatatagAAGAGAGGTTTGGGAGTGGGGACAATTACcaacttagaaaataaaatgactaGATAAAAGTCAAAAATTTTATCCAAGAtgattttatgagaaaaaattagGATTCGATTTTTGTAAAGCATAGTATCTTTGTAGAAAAGGATGAAAACCtttataaatacaattaaacccTTAACTGAGATTAGTTTTATAATCCTACTATGGAGAAATCAAAACCCTAGTTACAGTacctaaaataaatgtaaaggaaaattctttaaaaaaattatgaaagagaAGAATAGAGCAACTTTTGAAAATAGTAACTTtcgaaaaaaaatcaacaaacaattttaggagaagttaaatattttaattttcttcccatTTTATGTTCGAGgtatgataaaataattcagttttaaaaagattaaactaATATTACCGAACAACTTTAAgctttaactttaaaataatttccaagttttaaaatgttaacgaCATGCTTTTGtagatataaatttaaattactgtTCACTTCCCTTAATACGCATACATGTTTATTtactagaattttttttattcattttactaGAAGAATATAAAAAcgcaattaaattttaaatatttcaacttattttaataaattttataattaaatttatgatttatcaaaataaaaactcattaaGGCCAGTTTGAGGTGgttgtaattttttcatttttgagtttcaaattcaatttttgaaagaaaatattacaaaaataaaattaaaataatttttatatcatttttgaaacacttttatagtcattttcaaaaccaataaaaaatattttgtgaatttgatttttagttttaaaaatatgcaTTACTACCACCACTGCTACCAATATCACTTCCATCATTCCCACCACCAtcactcatcatcatcattgtcacgttACCATCATTgttaccatcatcatcatcattatcatcaccacTATTGTCACCAGCATTAATGTCACTGTtaccatcattatcatcaccaccaccaccacctctgtCATTGTTACCACACCCACCACCAATGTTcgcaaccaccaccaccacgtGGTGCCACCCATAACACCATCGCCAATATCACTATCATTGCCACTAACTTTACCATCACTATCATTATAGTTGTCACCATCATTGACGTCACCACATTATCATGATCACCACCATCTGCATCATTACCACCACTAATGTCACCTTCAAGATTACTGTCACCACAATCACTACTAATATATCTATCGTCGTTGTTGCTAATGACATCACCATCATCATTATTGTAATCACCATAATCATTGTTATTACCACCAGACAAGTATTTTTAAACATATGAAATGAAACtttcaaaatgaatttatttgaaattaatcatattttaaaagtcaatttaattattttttaaactaaaactaaaaagtgattgttatttttaaaaaattcaaaactcaaGACTAAAAACCACCTAAACGGGCCCTAAATAAACGATTAATTGAACATCTATCATCGACTcctgatatttttcttatcagtTGAAACTCCAAAACAAGCTTATGCAACTATTAAATCCACCAAAAGGAACCATAAAACAGCAGAAGACAGAAACAACATTGTGGAATTCTGCATTATATCAGCAATAGAATTATTGAGAAAATTAGACAATTATGCCAGAAGGAAATAGAAAAAGTGGGAGAACAGGGTTGTAAGTTATAACtatcaaaaacaagaaaatgccattttataataactagaaaatttattacacaattttggtaaaaatatcacaagaaaaaaattaacttaatgcACAAATCCTCTATGCCATCATTTGAAGGAAAGGACGGAATATAAATAGACTTTCCGGCATAACCTACCTCCAATTTTCTGACAGAAGACCATCGATAAAACTGGAACCTCtgctaataaaattaataggcGAGAACTCAATCTATGCATATCTGTCATAATTAAATAACCCAatttcttctttgtttcttcttactAGGTTGCTTCTTTTTGTTTGGGAATGTACTTTATCTTCATTCCCTTCTCAGGCTTTGTTTTGGGTTTGGATTTAGCAACTCCAGAAGTTGCAGGCAATCGGTTCTCTGTATTTGCAAGAATGTTAAATCTGTCCGCATTAGAAGATTGACAATCAGGTGTAACAACCAACTTCACATGGTTAGATGAGATAGCTTCTTTCCATCCTGCATGACAATTGTTTTAATTAGATCAATGAAATTAAAACCAAGCCAAGTATTTAATCACACTGCAAGTACAGTAAAATAGAACAAACACAGCAATGTATAATAAAATGGCAAAGCTTACTTTGTGCAAGAAAGGCTTTTGCAGCATGGCTGGTTAGACGTAAGCTTTCTGAATCTACTTTAGCCCCAGTGTGGGAAAAATTGTCCTCAAAACCAATATCACTACCATCTATACTACACAACCGTAAACTACTTTGACCTGACAAATTTTGGTCATATTTTCCATTAATTACATCAGCTTCTGTCTCACCATTTTGAAGTGGCAATGGATCTTTAGTTCCAAGCTGGCTAACCGGCCTCCAAAGCTTAACTGTTAACCGACCATTACTTCCCTGAAAGGAATCATGTTTCACTGGCTTTTCCTGAGCAGTATTCTGCTTGGCTAGATTCTCTACCACGCAGTCCCGCTGGGCTGCCACCAAATTCCCTTGTGAATGGCTGCTGCAATAATCCAGACTAACTGATACAGATCCTATCAAAACTTCATGACTCTTACCTTTGTCTGGTTCTTTCTGCAGTTTGGCTTTTAAAACCACCCCATTAGTTTCTGGTTTAGGTTTTCGGCTCCAAACCTTACTACCATTAACTATAGGAGCTGCCCTTTGATCACGGTTGGTTCCATGTTTTTGAATAACTCCAAGCTTTGACATTTGAGAATTCTGGCCTGCATGCGAACCATTGGCTTTGGCCCATTGTGATTTTGGCAGCCCTTGCCATCTGGCAGCCATTATGCGACGGCGATTATGTCCCCGTGATGCCTGTCGCTCTATATACTGATCAGTGTCAAAATCATAACCTGACACTGTATCCCCTTCTACAACTTCATTAGTGTCTAGGCAGCGAGAAGTTACATGTGGTGGAGGAGAATGATCCGCAAATATATCTGGATTCTGTGCTTCAAAGTCACATGTACCAGAAGAAGCTTCAGCTGGCAAAACATCCTCTCCTGTGCTGCTTATGTTCTCTTTAATTTCTGTGTCATCTTCGAGTCGTTCCCTGGCCTTGTGTTCTTTCTGTCTAAGCTTTTTTTGGCGTTTCCTCTCTAAAATCTCAGCTTTTCTA includes these proteins:
- the LOC100784533 gene encoding uncharacterized protein, coding for MSGGVGPTGSDISLPQEQEVGHKEPQEQHSLKNLHKTITTTPHKPTFLSFRHLNCLAVVVVLSASGMVAPEDFAFVLFSIIYMYFLSKMAFPSLLPSKEEPLVFNPKNKVLALYVFVGAIIGLYAPIAYILEGIFEGDKEGIKAAAPHVFLLSSQVFMEGVAFSGRFSTPMRAFVPVFYNSRRIFTIVDWLRSEINKVNEVHSGSDRRIFVGRVLAVANMAFWCFNLFGFLLPVYLPKVFRLYYAGHKD
- the LOC100799153 gene encoding uncharacterized protein; translated protein: MPVAKLPASGTIDFRKTDDGSDSLDTIIRQAIGKEPLLSFPRAGDSPVQWIQLLNALDQQELPGWPLLSPVKVQLQKCNKCSREFCSPINYRRHIRVQHRLKKLDKDSEKNRDLLGAYWDKLSIEESKEVVSFKNVMLEEVPGSSILEALTTLRKQGFSSLPQYYLRAGTALLNIVQSRPSSFPISSQELFSILDDSSEKTFLVGSAVSMQRYVFDGEAGKIGLEPKNLVACTSFLLEQKLVKAWLADKDAEALRCQKLLVEEEEAAQKRKAEILERKRQKKLRQKEHKARERLEDDTEIKENISSTGEDVLPAEASSGTCDFEAQNPDIFADHSPPPHVTSRCLDTNEVVEGDTVSGYDFDTDQYIERQASRGHNRRRIMAARWQGLPKSQWAKANGSHAGQNSQMSKLGVIQKHGTNRDQRAAPIVNGSKVWSRKPKPETNGVVLKAKLQKEPDKGKSHEVLIGSVSVSLDYCSSHSQGNLVAAQRDCVVENLAKQNTAQEKPVKHDSFQGSNGRLTVKLWRPVSQLGTKDPLPLQNGETEADVINGKYDQNLSGQSSLRLCSIDGSDIGFEDNFSHTGAKVDSESLRLTSHAAKAFLAQRWKEAISSNHVKLVVTPDCQSSNADRFNILANTENRLPATSGVAKSKPKTKPEKGMKIKYIPKQKEAT
- the LOC100784001 gene encoding short-chain dehydrogenase TIC 32, chloroplastic, giving the protein MWPFSRKGSSGFSSSSTAEQVTEGIDGTGLTAIVTGASSGIGTETSRVLALRGVHVIMGVRNMLAAKDVKEKILKEIPSAKVDAMELDLGSMESVKKFASAFKSSGLPLNILINNAGIMACPFSLSKDKIELQFATNHIGHFLLTNLLLDTIEKTSRESKKEGRIVNVSSEAHRFAYSEGIRFNKINDESSYNNWRAYGQSKLANILHANELTRRLKEDGVDISANSLHPGTITTNLFRHNSAVNGLINVIGKLVLKNVQQGAATTCYVALHPQVKGISGKYFSDSNVANTTAQGTDADLAKKLWDFSMNLTK